The following coding sequences are from one Salvia hispanica cultivar TCC Black 2014 chromosome 3, UniMelb_Shisp_WGS_1.0, whole genome shotgun sequence window:
- the LOC125214167 gene encoding DELLA protein GAI1-like, producing MKPDHFNRENFSSSPNPKMWPCQPDDAGVDELFAVLGYNVKSSDMAGVAQKLEQLEEAMGTFHQEGLSQLADETVHYNPSDIASWLESMISGFNPIPEFDSSSDPFLESSASVNTQMPIHLDFGSDLVAIPGKAVYPRPHPPPPEQHQPQPKKLKTSIAAVAPPPPPPATPLLVDSQENGIRLVHTLMACAEAVQQENFKLAEALVKNIGFLAVSQAGAMRKVATYFAEALARRIYKLYPANQQDSAFNDMLQMHFYETCPYLKFAHFTANQAILEAFAGKSRVHVIDFSMKQGMQWPALLQALALRPGGPPSFRLTGVGPPSHDETDHLQEVGWRLAQLAESINVEFEYRGFVASSLADLDAAMFEIREGETVAVNSMFELHQLLARPGAIEKVLQVVSELKPEILTVVEQEANHNGSAFLDRFTESLHYYSTLFDSLESCGGGEEAVSVQDKVMSEVYLGRQICNVVACEGVDRVERHETLEQWKTRFGSAGFEAVHLGSNAYKQASMLLALFAGGDGYRVDENNGCLMLGWHTRPLIATSAWKLNSLG from the coding sequence ATGAAGCCAGACCACTTCAATCGAGAGAATTTCTCCTCCTCCCCCAACCCCAAGATGTGGCCCTGCCAGCCCGACGATGCCGGCGTCGACGAGCTCTTCGCCGTCCTCGGCTACAACGTCAAGTCCTCTGACATGGCCGGCGTAGCTCAGAAGCTTGAGCAGCTCGAGGAAGCCATGGGCACTTTCCACCAGGAAGGCCTCTCCCAGCTCGCCGATGAAACCGTCCATTACAACCCCTCCGATATCGCCTCCTGGCTCGAATCCATGATCTCCGGCTTCAATCCAATCCCCGAATTCGATTCCTCCTCGGATCCCTTTCTAGAATCTTCCGCTTCTGTCAACACCCAGATGCCGATTCACCTCGATTTCGGCTCCGATCTAGTCGCCATCCCCGGTAAAGCCGTCTACCCTAGACCCcacccgccgccgccggaacAGCACCAGCCGCAGCCGAAGAAACTCAAAACTTCAATCGCCGCAGTGgcgcctccgcctccgcctcctGCGACGCCGCTCCTGGTTGACTCGCAGGAAAACGGCATCCGGCTCGTCCACACGCTGATGGCGTGCGCCGAAGCCGTACAGCAGGAGAACTTCAAATTGGCGGAAGCTCTAGTGAAGAACATCGGATTTCTGGCGGTTTCGCAGGCCGGAGCGATGAGGAAAGTCGCCACCTACTTCGCCGAAGCCCTAGCGCGGcgaatctacaaattataccCAGCCAATCAGCAGGATTCGGCGTTCAACGATATGCTGCAAATGCACTTCTACGAGACCTGCCCTTACCTCAAATTCGCCCACTTCACCGCCAATCAAGCGATTCTCGAGGCCTTCGCGGGGAAATCCCGAGTCCACGTCATCGATTTCAGTATGAAACAGGGGATGCAATGGCCCGCGCTGCTACAAGCGCTGGCACTCCGGCCCGGCGGCCCGCCTAGCTTCCGATTAACCGGCGTCGGCCCGCCCTCACACGACGAAACCGATCACTTACAGGAAGTCGGGTGGAGATTAGCTCAATTGGCGGAATCGATCAATGTGGAGTTCGAATACAGAGGGTTCGTCGCGAGCTCCTTAGCCGACCTCGACGCCGCAATGTTTGAAATCCGCGAGGGAGAAACAGTCGCCGTGAATTCAATGTTCGAGCTCCACCAGCTCCTCGCCCGGCCCGGGGCAATCGAGAAGGTGCTTCAAGTGGTCAGCGAGTTGAAACCGGAGATCTTAACTGTTGTCGAGCAGGAGGCCAATCACAACGGGAGTGCCTTCCTGGACCGATTCACCGAGTCTCTCCACTACTACTCCACCTTATTCGACTCACTGGAGAGTTGCGGCGGCGGCGAAGAGGCGGTTAGCGTCCAGGACAAGGTGATGAGCGAGGTTTACCTAGGGCGGCAGATATGCAATGTGGTGGCGTGCGAAGGGGTGGACCGGGTGGAGCGGCACGAGACGCTGGAGCAGTGGAAAACCCGGTTCGGGTCGGCCGGGTTCGAAGCGGTTCACTTGGGGTCTAATGCGTACAAGCAGGCTAGCATGCTGCTGGCGCTGTTTGCAGGTGGGGATGGTTACAGAGTGGATGAGAATAATGGATGTTTGATGCTGGGATGGCACACAAGGCCATTGATTGCCACCTCCGCTTGGAAACTCAACTCACTGGGTTGA
- the LOC125216774 gene encoding protein BCCIP homolog isoform X2, with the protein MPRKPKKHNHSLRRRLVTFSPFGRSKAMATRSRMATRGVEKPERQNKDLATSSLNGFKDNMKDKIQQSDSSDDEEFEGDVQADFVFFDPKPSDFHGVKVLLQTYLDNLQWDLSGFVDLILGQPTVGTVVKIENDEDDGVYSVVSALSLERYKDNKCVLELKDFLLKVCQDTDVLGKLKSLVGEHAQHVGLLVSQRVVNLPPQLLPPLYDGLFDEVGWATEDEPTKELRSSFRFKFYLIISKIYKHKNADQNRGTLKNGEESVIFNRPEDEIFFELSSWSFSFRLHAQQVTANELKNYRPMGLVMAVEACKISSFREQLHLLIDE; encoded by the exons ATGCCACGGAAACCAAAAAAGCATAACCACTCTTTGAGACGTCGGCTAGTTACCTTTTCCCCATTTGGTCGGTCGAAAGCCATGGCTACTCGGAGTCGGATGGCCACAAGAGGGGTTGAGAAACCCGAGCGacaaaataaagatttagCAACCTCTTCCC TTAATGGATTCAAAGACAATATGAAAGATAAAATCCAGCAGTCTGACTCTTCTGATGATGAGGAATTTGAG GGGGATGTTCAAGcagattttgttttctttgatcCAAAGCCTAGTGATTTCCATGGGGTGAAGGTCCTCTTGCAGACTTACCTTGATAACTTACAGTGGGATCTGAGTGGATTTGTCGACTTAATATTGGGTCAACCGACTGTTGGCACTGTAGTCAAGATTGAGAACGACGAAGATGATGGAGTATATTCTGTTGTTTCTGCTCTCAGTTTAGAGAGATATAAG GATAACAAATGTGTGCTTGAACTCAAGGATTTCTTGCTTAAAGTGTGCCAGGATACGGATGTGTTGGGAAAACTCAAGTCTTTAGTTGGAGAGCATGCTCAACATGTTGGTCTTTTAGTATCACAGCGTGTTGTAAATCTCCCACCTCAGCTTTTGCCTCCACTTTATGATGGTCTCTTTGATGAAGTTGGGTGGGCTACAGAAGATGAG cCTACCAAAGAGCTCCGGAGTTCCTTCCGCTTCAAATTTTATCTAATAATTAGCAAAATTTACAAG CACAAAAATGCAGATCAGAACAGAGGGACTCTGAAAAATGGAGAAGAAAGTGTGATTTTCAACAGACCTGAAGATGAAATTTTCTTTGAG CTTAGCTCATGGTCATTCAGTTTTCGCCTACATGCACAGCAGGTTACTGCTAATGAG CTGAAGAACTATCGGCCGATGGGTTTAGTGATGGCTGTTGAAGCTTGTAAGATATCAAGTTTCAGGGAAcagttgcatttgttgatagaTGAATGA
- the LOC125216774 gene encoding protein BCCIP homolog isoform X1 has protein sequence MPRKPKKHNHSLRRRLVTFSPFGRSKAMATRSRMATRGVEKPERQNKDLATSSLNGFKDNMKDKIQQSDSSDDEEFEGDVQADFVFFDPKPSDFHGVKVLLQTYLDNLQWDLSGFVDLILGQPTVGTVVKIENDEDDGVYSVVSALSLERYKDNKCVLELKDFLLKVCQDTDVLGKLKSLVGEHAQHVGLLVSQRVVNLPPQLLPPLYDGLFDEVGWATEDEPTKELRSSFRFKFYLIISKIYKHKNADQNRGTLKNGEESVIFNRPEDEIFFELSSWSFSFRLHAQQVTANEMQLKNYRPMGLVMAVEACKISSFREQLHLLIDE, from the exons ATGCCACGGAAACCAAAAAAGCATAACCACTCTTTGAGACGTCGGCTAGTTACCTTTTCCCCATTTGGTCGGTCGAAAGCCATGGCTACTCGGAGTCGGATGGCCACAAGAGGGGTTGAGAAACCCGAGCGacaaaataaagatttagCAACCTCTTCCC TTAATGGATTCAAAGACAATATGAAAGATAAAATCCAGCAGTCTGACTCTTCTGATGATGAGGAATTTGAG GGGGATGTTCAAGcagattttgttttctttgatcCAAAGCCTAGTGATTTCCATGGGGTGAAGGTCCTCTTGCAGACTTACCTTGATAACTTACAGTGGGATCTGAGTGGATTTGTCGACTTAATATTGGGTCAACCGACTGTTGGCACTGTAGTCAAGATTGAGAACGACGAAGATGATGGAGTATATTCTGTTGTTTCTGCTCTCAGTTTAGAGAGATATAAG GATAACAAATGTGTGCTTGAACTCAAGGATTTCTTGCTTAAAGTGTGCCAGGATACGGATGTGTTGGGAAAACTCAAGTCTTTAGTTGGAGAGCATGCTCAACATGTTGGTCTTTTAGTATCACAGCGTGTTGTAAATCTCCCACCTCAGCTTTTGCCTCCACTTTATGATGGTCTCTTTGATGAAGTTGGGTGGGCTACAGAAGATGAG cCTACCAAAGAGCTCCGGAGTTCCTTCCGCTTCAAATTTTATCTAATAATTAGCAAAATTTACAAG CACAAAAATGCAGATCAGAACAGAGGGACTCTGAAAAATGGAGAAGAAAGTGTGATTTTCAACAGACCTGAAGATGAAATTTTCTTTGAG CTTAGCTCATGGTCATTCAGTTTTCGCCTACATGCACAGCAGGTTACTGCTAATGAG ATGCAGCTGAAGAACTATCGGCCGATGGGTTTAGTGATGGCTGTTGAAGCTTGTAAGATATCAAGTTTCAGGGAAcagttgcatttgttgatagaTGAATGA
- the LOC125212470 gene encoding uncharacterized protein At4g22758-like, whose protein sequence is MLLYKQKKSQAAKVKRFLISVTFLGSAGPIRFVVKEEELVAAVIDTALKSYAREGRLPILGSDLNNFMLYCPIAGTEALSPWETIGSMGVRNFVLCKKPEAEKEKEKANESEKLPRKGSGSWKSWFNKSLNSKISSH, encoded by the exons ATGTTGCTTTACAAGCAGAAGAAGAGTCAGGCGGCGAAGGTGAAGCGGTTCCTGATCAGCGTTACGTTTCTGGGTAGCGCCGGTCCAATCCGGTTCGTGGTGAAGGAAGAGGAGCTCGTTGCAGCTGTGATTGATACGGCGCTGAAATCGTATGCGCGCGAGGGCAGGCTCCCTATCCTTGGATCTGATCTCAACAATTTCATGCTCTATTGCCCGATTGCTGGAACTGAAG CTCTGAGTCCATGGGAGACGATCGGATCAATGGGCGTTCGGAATTTTGTGCTGTGCAAGAAGCCTGAAgcggagaaggagaaggagaaggcgAATGAGAGCGAGAAGCTGCCCCGCAAGGGATCCGGAAGCTGGAAATCATGGTTCAATAAATCACTCAATTCAAAGATATCTTCCCATTGA
- the LOC125212468 gene encoding protein C2-DOMAIN ABA-RELATED 10-like has protein sequence MDGLGLLRIRVERGINLAVRDTRSSDPYVIIECDSQRVKTRVEKDNCNPVWNEDLTIVIKDINAPITLGVYDHDTFTGDDIMGRAEIHIKPLVECLKMGSEDLPDGTQLTRIEPSSDNWLSKESCIVWNNGKLLQPITLRLGGGGVECGQLQLQIEPNAT, from the exons ATGGATGGTTTGGGGCTTCTCCGAATTCGGGTGGAGCGAGGTATCAACTTGGCTGTGCGCGACACCAGGAGTAGCGATCCTTACGTGATCATCGAATGCGACTCCCAG AGGGTGAAGACGAGAGTTGAGAAAGACAACTGCAATCCTGTTTGGAACGAAGACTTGACTATTGTTATCAAAGACATAAATGCTCCCATCACTCTG GGGGTGTATGACCACGATACATTCACTGGAGACGACATCATGGGGAGGGCTGAAATACACATAAAGCCTTTGGTAGAATGTCTGAAAATGGGATCTGAGGATCTCCCAGATGGAACTCAACTTACTAGAATCGAGCCGAGCAGTGACAACTGGCTGTCTAAGGAGAGCTGCATCGTGTGGAACAACGGGAAGCTGCTTCAGCCCATCACTCTCAGACTCGGAGGAGGAGGCGTTGAATGCGGCCAGCTCCAACTTCAGATCGAGCCAAACGCCACTTAA